From a single Alkalihalophilus pseudofirmus genomic region:
- a CDS encoding manganese catalase family protein, translated as MYFYREDLINMIVPDKPDPHAAKVLQEALGGQFGEMRTMMQFSFQSANFRGKAKQYRDLIRGVFLEELSHIELVQSTINQLLNESGGDMPGNQAQDGAPLDDVIQAGANPHHYIIGAKASLPVDAGGNPWNGSWVYDHGNLVANLLNNVVLESTGVLQKSRIYEMSDNKTLRETIAFLIVRDNAHQNAFAKALETLGVDWGKLFPVPNYDLNKYPECRKYVEMGFHNAQFNFRLDETRMGEIFQGTSPSRNDGELAVTPPPKGHPVPEMPDMPNEHAPGLTDLNN; from the coding sequence ATGTATTTCTATAGAGAAGATTTAATCAACATGATTGTTCCTGATAAGCCAGATCCACATGCAGCAAAAGTCCTGCAAGAAGCGCTTGGCGGTCAGTTTGGTGAAATGAGAACGATGATGCAATTTTCATTTCAAAGCGCAAACTTTAGAGGCAAAGCGAAGCAGTACCGTGATTTAATTAGAGGCGTTTTTTTAGAAGAACTCAGTCATATTGAGCTTGTTCAATCAACCATTAACCAGCTGTTAAATGAATCAGGCGGCGATATGCCAGGAAACCAAGCGCAAGATGGAGCCCCGTTAGATGATGTCATCCAAGCTGGAGCAAATCCTCATCATTATATCATTGGAGCTAAAGCATCGCTTCCTGTTGATGCAGGCGGTAACCCTTGGAACGGCTCTTGGGTGTATGACCATGGAAACTTAGTAGCAAACCTTTTAAATAACGTGGTACTTGAATCCACTGGGGTTTTGCAAAAATCTAGAATTTATGAGATGAGCGATAATAAGACATTACGTGAGACGATCGCTTTTCTGATTGTACGGGATAACGCTCATCAAAATGCCTTTGCTAAAGCGCTAGAAACATTAGGTGTTGATTGGGGTAAGCTCTTCCCTGTTCCAAATTATGATCTTAATAAATACCCTGAGTGCCGCAAATATGTCGAGATGGGATTCCATAATGCTCAGTTTAACTTCCGTTTGGATGAAACTCGCATGGGAGAAATCTTCCAAGGAACGTCTCCAAGCAGAAATGACGGTGAATTGGCTGTTACCCCGCCGCCTAAAGGGCATCCTGTTCCAGAAATGCCTGATATGCCAAATGAACACGCACCAGGTTTAACGGATTTAAATAATTAA